One Streptomyces dangxiongensis genomic window, ACTTGGTCTGCTGCTGCATGACCGGCGCCAACTCGTTGTCCTTCTGGCAGGTCACGTGCCCGTGCCCGAGCCGGTGGCCGACCTCGTGGTTGATCAGCATCTGCCGGTACGCGTGGATGGCGCTGCCGTACGTCCGGCTTCCCTGGGCCCACCGGTACGCGTTGATCATCACTCGTTCGGTGGCGGCCGAGTCGCAGGAGACGTTGTCCTCCGTGGTGTCCAGGCCGGACTTGGCACACCATGTGGCGGTGGTGCCGGGGCTGGCCAGCGTGATCACGAAGTCGGGCTCGCCGGAGGACACGCGCTCGAAGGTGCGGGCGCCGTCGTGGGCCCAGCTCCGGTCGTCGTTCAGCGTCTTCTGCACGGCCTCGGCGAACAGCTCACCGTCCAGCCCCAGTCCCCGCTCCACGTCCACGCGGTAGCGGTACTTCCGGCCGGCACCGGGCGCCTCGGCGGAACCGGGCACGGCGTCGAACTTCCCGGGGCCCTTCAGCGTGGCGCCGAGCGGGTACGTCCGGTTCATCTTCTGGTCGTAGGACAGCGCCACCCCGCCCGGCGCGGTGGACGGCGCCGGTGCGCCGGAGGCGTTCGCCTCGGCGGTCCGCCCGGCGGACGGGGACTTCGCGTCGTCGTCCCGTCCCTTCGTCACCTGCCCGGCGACGACGACGGCGAGCACGGTGGTGACGGCAGCCGCCGCGATGCCGGTGAGGGCCCGTCCCCTGCTCCCGCCGCGCTGGGCGGGCAGCACGACGCCGTCGGCCGCCGAGGCGTCCGCCCGCGGCTCGCCGGCCGGCCGCTGCGGCCCCGTGCGACGGGTCCGCCCGGCGCGCACGCCGGAGACGCCGTCGCCCTCGGCGTCCTCGGAGGCGTCGGCGGGTCCCTCGAAGGCTCGGAGGTACTCCGGCCGGGGCCCGGGACCGCGTCCCGGCCCGTCCGGCCCCGCCTGCCGCTGCCGCGGCAGCACCACGCCGGCCCCGTCGGCGCCGGCCGGCCGGCTCCCGAATCCGCCCCAGCCACCCCCGGCTTCCCGCTGCTCAGGATGCCCACCCCGCGCGGACGCACCGTCCGGCAAGGGGGGCGCACCGCGCGCGGGGGTGCCTTCGGCGGACCGCGGCCCGCCGCGCGCCTCACCACCGCCCGCGCGTCCCGGCACGCCCCGGCCGGAAGCGGCGTCCGGGTGCCGGGGCACACCGCGCGCGGGGATGCCGTCGGGGAGACGGGACGCATCCCGCGCGGGCGTCGCGGCCCGGGGGCGTGGCGCGTCGCCCCGGCGGCCGTCGGGGTGCGCGTTCCGGCGGCCGTCGGTCCGCGCGTCCCGACGGTCGTCCTGGTGCACGTCCGGGTGTGCGTCGCTGCGGTTGTCGCTGCGTACGTCGCTGCGGTCGTCCGGGTGTACGTCCCTGCGGCCGTCGAAACCCGGGGCCCTGCGGTCGTCCTGGTGTACGTCCCTACGGCCGTCCGGGTGTGCGTCCCTGCGGCCGTCGGAACCTGAGGCCCGACGGTCCTCCTGGTGTACGTCCCTGCGGTCGTCCGGGTGTGCGTCCCCGTGGTCGTCGGAGTCTCGGTCCCGGCCTTCGTTCCGCTCGGGCCCTGGCCTGGCGGCTATGTCCGCGGAGTCGCTCTTCGGGGCCGGTCCGCGGCGGCTGTGGCGTCCCACCCTGCCCCTCAGCTCCTCGCGTCCACAACGGCGGCACTGCCGCCGCCGGTGTTGCCGGTGTCGCCCGCGTCGCCGCGCGGGGCCGCGGCCTCGGCGGACGCGCCCGTGTCCGTGCCCGTGTGGGCCAGGAGGTCCCGGAACGCTCCGGCGACGATGTCCGGGTACTCCATCATCGCGACATGGCCGGCGTCGGGCAGGGTCAGCAGGCGGGAGTCGCGGAAGGCGCGGGCGGCCTTGCGGGCCATGCGGAAGCCGACCAGTTGGTCCCGTGCGCCGTAGACCAGCAGGGTGGGGGCGAGCACCCGCTCGGCCTGGCGCCACAGCCCGTGCTGTCCGCCGAGCGTGTAGGCGTTGACGATCCCGCGCGCGGAGCGGGCCATCGCGTCCCAGAAGTACGGCAGCCGCTGCCGCCGCTCCAGTTCCTCGACGGCCTGCTGGAACGCCTCGGGCGAGACCCGCCCGGGGTCGCCGTAGCAGAGCGCCATGACCCCGCGCACCCGCTGCTCGGCCGTCCACTCCTGGGTGAGCCGGGTGAAGAGGGCGGCGACGCCGGGCACGCCGAGGAGTCCCGTCGGCACCGCCGAGCGCTGCACGCGCAACTCGGGCAGGGCGGGCGAGACGAGGGTGAGTGTGCGGACCAGGTCGGGCCGTACGGCGGCCACGCGCGTGGCGACCGCGCCGCCGAGCGAGTTGCCGAAGAGGTGGACCGGACCGCGGCCGGCCGCGTCGAGATGGCGGATCACCGCGCGCGCGTGCCCGGTGACGGAGTAGTCACCGTCGTCCGGGGGCGGGGAGTCGCCGAAGCCCGGCAGGTCCACCGCCTCGCCGTCGACGACACCGTCCAGCTCGGCCATGAGGAGCGACCAGTTCTGCGAGGAGCCGCCGAGCCCGTGGACGTACAGCGCGGGCGCCAGCCCCTCGCGCGTGGCGGGCCGGGAACGGACCGTCAGGGTGACGCCGGGCAGACACACGGACCGCAGTCGCTCGCCCTCGCCGAGCCGGACGGGCGCCACCCTGGGAAGCACACTGGCGGCCGGCACGGACGGCGACTCGGTCGAAGACATGCGGCAATGTTACGAGGTGATCACGTCGGGGTCCGTGTGTTCGCCGTCACAGCGTGAACCGGAGGCGGCCGGAGAACCGGACAGCGGGCCGGCCTGATGGCATGGCGTCCCCATCAGGTGTCTCCTAGGCTCGTACAGAGGGCACCCTCGTGTGGCCCCTGCTGTCATCAGGGACGTTCGTAGGAAGGGAGCCCAGCAATGGCCTATGACCCCACCGAACCCGACGCGGTCGAGGACCTCGAAGCCGAAGCGGGGCCGGAGATCGACGTGGAGGCGCCCGACGCGGACGCCGTCGAGCAGCACGCCCCCGTCAGGCCGGACCGCGACGACCCGCTGACGGCGCTCGACCCGGACCGCGCGAACGAGGCCGATCTGGTCGAACAGGCGCGCGTGGTCTCGCTCGACGAGGACGACTACCGCTGACCTCGCGGGACCCGCCGGGCCGCACCGGGGGCGCCGCACGGCTTTCGCCGTCGTCCGGTACGTGAAATTCTGCGCTCGCACCGCGCACACCAGGGTTACCGAAAAGTACGATGGCCGCGCGGCCGACACCGCATGTGGACGACTTTGGGAGGCGGCGTGACAGCCATCGAGCAAACTGAGGCGGTACGCCCGCGTGGCACCCGTCTGCCGCGCCGCGCCCGGCGGAACCAGTTGCTGGGCGCCGCCCAGGAGGTTTTCGTCGCGCAGGGCTACCACGCTGCGGCGATGGACGACATCGCCGAGCGGGCCGGCGTGAGCAAGCCGGTGCTCTACCAGCACTTTCCCGGCAAGCTGGATCTGTACCTCGCCCTGCTGGACCAGCACTGCGAGTCGCTGATCCAGTCCGTGCGCAGCGCACTGGCGTCGACGAGCGACAACAAGCAGCGCGTACGGGCGACGATGGACGCCTACTTCGCGTACGTGGAGGACGACGGCGGCGCGTTCCGGCTGGTCTTCGAGTCGGACCTGACGAACGAGCCCGCGGTGCGCGAGCGCGTCGACAAGGTCACCACCGAGTGCGCCGAGGCCATCTGCGAGGTCATCGCCGAGGACACGGGCCTCTCGCGCGCCGAGTCGATGCTGCTCGCCTCCGGCCTCGGCGGGCTCGCTCAGGTGGTGGCCCGGTCCTGGCTGCACAGCGACCGCAGCGTCCCGCGCGACCAGGCGGTGCAGTTGCTGACCTCGCTGGCCTGGCGGGGCATCGCCGGTTTCCCGCTGCACGGCATCGATCATCACTGACACCACTACCCCGCTGACGCCGGTCTGTTCCCGCGCGGTGTTCGCTCCTGGCGTTCGGGCCCGCAGCGTGTCCGTCCCCTCACCGGGCTAATGTGTGCTGGTACGGCGCGGGAGATCGCGCAATCACTGACCGTCGGAGGGACATAGCCGTGGAGGTCAAGATCGGCGTGCAGCACGCGCCCCGCGAGATCGTTCTGGAGAGCGGTCAGAGCGTCGAGGAGGTCGAGCGCCTTGTGAGTGAGGCGCTGTCCGGGAAGACGCAGTTGCTGAGCCTCCAGGACGAGAAGGGCCGCAAGGTCCTGGTGCCGACGGACCGTCTGGCGTACGTGGAGATCGGCGAGCCCACCGTGCGCAAGGTGGGGTTCGGCACGCTGTAGGCCGAAGTCGTGAGAAGGGCCCGGCGGCCGTGTGCCGCCGGGCCCTTCTCCGTGGGATGCGCCCCCAGAGGGAGCACACGTCCGCCCCAGCCGATGATTGCCATCCGCAGGTCACGGGTATGACGGGCTAGGACCGTCGAGCCAGACCAGCCGTGGGAGGGACCCCCGACATGATCCTGGAAGCACTGGGCTCCGCCGCACTCGGTCTGATCCTCGCCTGGGCGGCGGCGCACCGCCTCGGACACCGGCTGCCGACCCGCCCGCTGGTGTACTCGACGGGCGTCGCGGGCGCCCTCTTCGGCGACTTCGTCACCCACACCGCCCTGGGCCCGGGCGCCGGCCTGCTCAGCCTCCTGGGCGCCGCGATCATCGCGGTGGCGTCGCTGTCCCTGCTGCTGCGCCCCGCGGGCCGCCTCCACCGGCGATCAGCGACGGCCTGAGGGGGCCGGCGCGGCGACGGCGCAGCCGGGCGCCGTCGGGCGGGGAGCCGGGCGAGCAACCACGACGCTCGCGCAGCCCCGGGACGACGCAGGACGACGGGCCCCCACAGTCTGCTGACCCTCACAGGGTGTGCTACGCGGCCAGGCCCAAGGCGGCCATCCGCTTCGTGTGCGCCTCCGTGATCCGCGAGAACATCCGCCCGACCTCGGCGAGATCGAACCCGTCGGCCACCCCGCCCACGAGCATCGTGGACAGCGCGTCCCGGTCGGCGACGACCCGCTGGGACTGCGACAGCGCCTCCCCCATCAGCCGCCGCGCCCACAGCGCCAGCCGCCCCCCGACGCGCGGGTCGGCGTCGATGGCGGCGCGCACCTTCTCCACCGCGAACTCGGCGTGCCCGGTGTCGTCGAGGACGGCGAGCACCAGCTCACGCGTGTCGGAGTCGAGCCGGGCCGCGACCTCCCGATAGAAGTCACTCGCGATCGAGTCGCCGACATAGGCCTTGACCAGGCCTTCCAGCCAGTCCGACGGCGCGGTCTGCCGGTGGAAGCCGTCCAGTGCGGCGACGAACGGGTCCATCGCGGCCGTCGGCTCCTCGCCGACCTCGGTCAGCCGGTCGCGCAGCCGCTCGAAGTGGTGGAACTCGGCCGAGGCCATCTTCGCCAACTCCGCCTTGTCCCCGAGGGTCGGCGCCAGCTTGGCGTCCTCAGCGAGGCGTTCGAACGCCGCCAGCTCCCCGTACGCGAGGGCGCCGAGCAGGTCCACGACCGCGGCGCGGTACTGCGGGTCGGCGGACGCCTGCGCCCAGTCCTGGGCGGCGACACCGGTGGGTCCGGCGGGTGCGGCGGACGCGTTCTCAGGCTTGTCAGAGCTAGTCATGAGGCGCACAATAGCCCGCTCGTCGCGCCGTTCGAGCCCTGGTCAACCACCGTGACCACAACCAAGTGACCGAATCGGCCATCACATGTGCGGGAATCCGGGGTATGGTGGTAATGCGCCTGCTGAGCGCGTCGACGGTGCTCGACGTGTCCCGACAGGCCGCACGCATGAGGATGCCCGGTCGGTGGCCCGATCGGCTCCGACCCGACAGCCCTCCCTGACCGTACGGCAGTGATCGTACGACGACAGGAGGGACACCCTCAGCGGTACGAGCGCTAGAGCGTCGGCAGAGGTCCCGTGTCTTACGGCTTGCCCGAGTGGGTCGCCCGTACGGCGGCCGACGTCCCCGGCACGGTCAGACATGACCCCCGCGCTCGCCTCGCACCGCGCACACAGAAGAGGCATAGCCCTGACTACGACCTTCCGAGATCTCGGAATCCTTCCCGAGACCGCCGAGGCCCTCGAAGCCGTCGGTATCATCACCCCCTTCCCCATCCAGGAGATGACGCTCCCCGTAGCCCTGACCGGCACGGACGTCATCGGCCAGGCCAAGACGGGCACCGGCAAGACGCTGGGCTTCGGTCTGCCGCTCCTGGAGCGCGTCACCGTCCCCGCCGACGTGGAGGCCGGACGCGCCGCCCCCGGCGCCCTCACCGACGCTCCCCAGGCCCTCGTCGTCGTCCCCACGCGCGAGCTGTGCACGCAGGTCACCAACGACCTGCTGACGGCCGGCAAGGTCCGCAACGTGCGCGTCCTGGCGATCTACGGCGGCCGGGCCTACGAGCCCCAGGTCGAGGCCCTCAAGAAGGGCGTCGACGTCATCGTCGGCACCCCCGGCCGGCTGCTGGACCTCGCGGGCCAGAAGAAGCTGGACCTGAGCCACATCAAGAGCCTGGTCCTCGACGAGGCCGACGAGATGCTCGACCTGGGCTTCCTGCCCGACGTCGAGAAGATCATCAAGCTGCTGCCGGCCAAGCGCCAGACCATGCTGTTCTCCGCGACCATGCCCGGCGCGGTCATCGGCCTCGCGCGCCGGTACATGACGCAGCCCACGCACATCCGCGCCACCGCGCCGGACGACGAGGGCATGACGGTCGCGAACATCAAGCAGCACATCTACCGCGCGCACTCCATGGACAAGCCGGAGATGATCGCCCGCATCCTCCAGGCCGACGGCCGCGGACTGGTGATGATCTTCTGCCGTACGAAGCGCACGGCCGCCGACATCGCCGAGCAGCTCCAGCGCCGCGGGTTCGCCTCCGGCGCGGTCCACGGCGACCTCGGCCAGGGCGCGCGGGAGCAGGCCCTGCGCGCCTTCCGCAACGGCAAGGTCGACGTCCTCGTCTGCACCGACGTCGCCGCGCGCGGCATCGACGTCGAGGGCGTGACCCACGTCATCAACTACCAGTCTCCCGAGGACGAGAAGACGTACCTGCACCGCGTCGGCCGCACCGGCCGCGCGGGCGCCAAGGGTACGGCGATCACGTTCGTCGACTGGGACGACATCCCGCGCTGGCAGCTCATCAACAAGGCGCTGGAGCTGGACTTCAACGACCCGGTCGAGACGTACTCCAGCTCCCCGCACCTGTTCTCCGACCTCGGTATCCCCACAGGCACGAAGGGCACCCTGCCGCGCTCGGAGCGGACCCGCGCCGGCCTGGAGGCGGAGGTCCTGGAGGACCTCGGCGAGACCGGCGGCAGGAACGCGCGCGGCCGAGGCCGCACCGACCGCGGAGACCGTTCCGACCGCGGAGACCGTTCCGACCGCGGAGACCGTTCCGACCGCGGAGACCGCGGCGGCCGTGCCGAGCAGGCCCCGGCCGAGCGCGAGCGTCCGGCCCGTACGCCGCGCCGTCGTCGCCGCACGCGCAACGGCGCACCGCTGGACACCGCCCCGGGCGCCCAGAGCACCCCGGTGACCGAGTCCACGGCCACGTCCTCGGCCGCGCCCACGGAGGAGATCCCGGCGGGGGACCGTACCCCGCGCCGCCGTCGCCGTACCCGCGGTGGAGCGGTCGCGGAGGCGGCGCCGGCCACCGTGGCTTCCGCGTCGACCGCCGAGACCGCAGACGTCGCCGATGTCGCCGATGTCGCCGCCGGGACGGTGGCCACGGCGGAGGGCCCCGCCGTCCTGGACGCCCCCACGACCTCGGACAAGCCGCGTCGCCGCCGCACCCGCAAGCCGGCGACGGTGGAAGCGGTGACGACCGAGGCGGCGCCGACGACCGAGGCCGTGAGCGCGCCCGCACCCGTGACCGAGCCCGTGGTCGCGGACAGCCCGGTGGCCGAGCTGACGTCCGAGGCCGCTCCGGCCGTGGAGACCAAGCCGCGCCGCCGCACCCGCAAGACGGCCGAGCCGGCCGTCGAGGCGGAGCCGACGCAGATCACCGCGGAGCCCACCGAGGCGAAGCCCCGGCGCACCCGCAAGACCGCGGCCGCCACCGAGGCGCCCGCCGAGACGGCCGTCGACACCACCGAGGCCAAGCCGCGCCGCCGTACCCGTAAGGCGGCGGAGCCGGTCACGGCGGAGGCCCCCGAGGCCGCGGTCGCTGCTCCCAAGGCCCGGCGCACCCGCAAGACCGCGGCTGCCACCGAGACGGCCGTCGACACCGCCGAAGCCCCCGAGGCCAAGCCGCGCCGCACCCGCAAGACCGCGGCCACTGCCGTCGACGCGACCGACACGGCCGAAGCCACCACCCCCAAGGCCCGGCGCACCCGCAGGACCGCCGCAGCCGCACCGGAGGCCCCCCAGGCCGAAACCGAGGCCGAGGCCAAGCCGCGCCGCACCCGCAAGACCGCAGCCACTGCCGTCGACGCGACCGACACGGCCGAAGCCACCGCCCCCAAGGCCCGGCGCACCCGCAGGACCGCCGCAGCCGCACCGGAGGCCCCCCAGGCCGAAACCGAGGCCGAGGCCAAGCCGCGCCGCACCCGCAAGACCGCGGCCGCCACCGAGACGGCCGCTCCGGATACGGGGATTCCGGCGCAGGCCACCGAGGAGCCGGTAGTCAAGCCGCGTCGGACCCGCAAGACCGCGGCGTCCGCCGCCGAGGCGGCCGGTGAGAGTGCCGGGACGACGCCCAAGCCGCGCCGGACCCGCAAGGCCACGGCGGCCGTGGAGGCCCCCGAGGCCTGACCCGGGCGCCGCGTGCCCCGCGGCAGCGTCAGCCGGTCCGATGGCCGGGTTCACCAAGGTGGACCCGGCCATCGGCGTTCCCCCCTGCGCCGGGACTCGCCGGTGTCCCAGGATTCCCGCTCAGCCCACTGCCAGGTCACCCCCCACAAACGCCGCCACACACACGCCGTCACCCCACCCCACCGCCGTTCCACGCCCTCCCCGCGCCCCCGCGCCCCCGCGTGCCCCACTGCCGGAACAGCCCGCCCTCCCCCACCCGCTGCCCGCCCCAGAGGCCCGCCCCCGCGTCGCTACCGCCCGGCCGCTGCCTCTCCCCCGGTGCCGCACCCTCCCCCACCGCCGCCATCTCCCCTCCCTGGCCCGCCCGGATAACCTCTCCCCATGAGCAGGCCTCCCTCCTTCGTCCCGCCTCGTGGGGCGCGCGCGTACTCGCTTCGTACGGCTCGTGGTGACTTCGCCGTGGTGGACGCTCCCGCGGCCGGTGGGGTGGAGCCCAGGGGCGTGGCGTTGCTGCTGCCGGGGTTCACCGGCAGCAAGGAGGACTTCAATCCGCTGCACGTGCCGCTCGCCGAGCGCGGGTACCGGACCGTCGCCGTGGACGGGCGGGGCCAGTTCGAGTCGGACGGCCCCGAGACGGACGAGTCCGCCTACGCGCAGGAGGAGTTGGCGCGGGACGTGCTGGCGCAGGTGGAGGCGGTCGGCGGCCCGGTGCATCTGCTGGGGCATTCTCTCGGCGGCCAGATCGCGCGCGCGGCCGTGCTGCTCGACCGCACGCCCTTCCTGTCGCTCACCCTGATGGCCTCCGGACCGGCACAGATCTCGACTGCCCAGCAGGAGCGCGTGAAGCTGCTGCGGGACGCGCTGGCCGTGCTGGGCATGCCGGAGGTGTGGCAGGCGATGCAGGGGATGGAGCCGCCGGAGGAGACCGGGACGCACGCGCTCGACGGCGGGCTGGACGACCGGGACGACCTGCGGCGCCGCTGGCTGGGCACCAAGCCGGCGCAGTTGCTCGCCACCGGCCGCCAGTTGTGCACGGAGCCGGACCGGGTCGCGGAACTCGCGGCCGTCGGGCTGCCGTTCCACGTCCTGTCGGGTTCCCGGGACGACACCTGGCCGCTGCCGTTGCTCGACGACATGGCGGTGCGGCTGGGGGCCCGGCGCACCGTCGTCGAGGACGCAGAGCACTCCCCCAACACCGACCGTCCGCTGGAGACGGCCCGCGCGCTCGCCGGTTTCTGGGACGGCGCCGCGAGGGCGCGCAGGCGGCCGTAGGCCCCGCGCGGACCGGCGGCGGTACGGCCGCGCGGGGTCAGTACTGTCCCTGGAGGTGGTCCCAGAACCCGTCCCGCAGGGCGCGGCGGAGGTCGGCC contains:
- a CDS encoding DUF3152 domain-containing protein; protein product: MVLPRQRQAGPDGPGRGPGPRPEYLRAFEGPADASEDAEGDGVSGVRAGRTRRTGPQRPAGEPRADASAADGVVLPAQRGGSRGRALTGIAAAAVTTVLAVVVAGQVTKGRDDDAKSPSAGRTAEANASGAPAPSTAPGGVALSYDQKMNRTYPLGATLKGPGKFDAVPGSAEAPGAGRKYRYRVDVERGLGLDGELFAEAVQKTLNDDRSWAHDGARTFERVSSGEPDFVITLASPGTTATWCAKSGLDTTEDNVSCDSAATERVMINAYRWAQGSRTYGSAIHAYRQMLINHEVGHRLGHGHVTCQKDNELAPVMQQQTKFLDHDGIHCRPNPWPYPRS
- a CDS encoding alpha/beta fold hydrolase is translated as MSSTESPSVPAASVLPRVAPVRLGEGERLRSVCLPGVTLTVRSRPATREGLAPALYVHGLGGSSQNWSLLMAELDGVVDGEAVDLPGFGDSPPPDDGDYSVTGHARAVIRHLDAAGRGPVHLFGNSLGGAVATRVAAVRPDLVRTLTLVSPALPELRVQRSAVPTGLLGVPGVAALFTRLTQEWTAEQRVRGVMALCYGDPGRVSPEAFQQAVEELERRQRLPYFWDAMARSARGIVNAYTLGGQHGLWRQAERVLAPTLLVYGARDQLVGFRMARKAARAFRDSRLLTLPDAGHVAMMEYPDIVAGAFRDLLAHTGTDTGASAEAAAPRGDAGDTGNTGGGSAAVVDARS
- a CDS encoding TetR/AcrR family transcriptional regulator, which translates into the protein MTAIEQTEAVRPRGTRLPRRARRNQLLGAAQEVFVAQGYHAAAMDDIAERAGVSKPVLYQHFPGKLDLYLALLDQHCESLIQSVRSALASTSDNKQRVRATMDAYFAYVEDDGGAFRLVFESDLTNEPAVRERVDKVTTECAEAICEVIAEDTGLSRAESMLLASGLGGLAQVVARSWLHSDRSVPRDQAVQLLTSLAWRGIAGFPLHGIDHH
- a CDS encoding DUF3107 domain-containing protein, with translation MEVKIGVQHAPREIVLESGQSVEEVERLVSEALSGKTQLLSLQDEKGRKVLVPTDRLAYVEIGEPTVRKVGFGTL
- a CDS encoding ferritin-like fold-containing protein produces the protein MTSSDKPENASAAPAGPTGVAAQDWAQASADPQYRAAVVDLLGALAYGELAAFERLAEDAKLAPTLGDKAELAKMASAEFHHFERLRDRLTEVGEEPTAAMDPFVAALDGFHRQTAPSDWLEGLVKAYVGDSIASDFYREVAARLDSDTRELVLAVLDDTGHAEFAVEKVRAAIDADPRVGGRLALWARRLMGEALSQSQRVVADRDALSTMLVGGVADGFDLAEVGRMFSRITEAHTKRMAALGLAA
- a CDS encoding DEAD/DEAH box helicase, whose amino-acid sequence is MTLPVALTGTDVIGQAKTGTGKTLGFGLPLLERVTVPADVEAGRAAPGALTDAPQALVVVPTRELCTQVTNDLLTAGKVRNVRVLAIYGGRAYEPQVEALKKGVDVIVGTPGRLLDLAGQKKLDLSHIKSLVLDEADEMLDLGFLPDVEKIIKLLPAKRQTMLFSATMPGAVIGLARRYMTQPTHIRATAPDDEGMTVANIKQHIYRAHSMDKPEMIARILQADGRGLVMIFCRTKRTAADIAEQLQRRGFASGAVHGDLGQGAREQALRAFRNGKVDVLVCTDVAARGIDVEGVTHVINYQSPEDEKTYLHRVGRTGRAGAKGTAITFVDWDDIPRWQLINKALELDFNDPVETYSSSPHLFSDLGIPTGTKGTLPRSERTRAGLEAEVLEDLGETGGRNARGRGRTDRGDRSDRGDRSDRGDRSDRGDRGGRAEQAPAERERPARTPRRRRRTRNGAPLDTAPGAQSTPVTESTATSSAAPTEEIPAGDRTPRRRRRTRGGAVAEAAPATVASASTAETADVADVADVAAGTVATAEGPAVLDAPTTSDKPRRRRTRKPATVEAVTTEAAPTTEAVSAPAPVTEPVVADSPVAELTSEAAPAVETKPRRRTRKTAEPAVEAEPTQITAEPTEAKPRRTRKTAAATEAPAETAVDTTEAKPRRRTRKAAEPVTAEAPEAAVAAPKARRTRKTAAATETAVDTAEAPEAKPRRTRKTAATAVDATDTAEATTPKARRTRRTAAAAPEAPQAETEAEAKPRRTRKTAATAVDATDTAEATAPKARRTRRTAAAAPEAPQAETEAEAKPRRTRKTAAATETAAPDTGIPAQATEEPVVKPRRTRKTAASAAEAAGESAGTTPKPRRTRKATAAVEAPEA
- a CDS encoding alpha/beta fold hydrolase, with product MSRPPSFVPPRGARAYSLRTARGDFAVVDAPAAGGVEPRGVALLLPGFTGSKEDFNPLHVPLAERGYRTVAVDGRGQFESDGPETDESAYAQEELARDVLAQVEAVGGPVHLLGHSLGGQIARAAVLLDRTPFLSLTLMASGPAQISTAQQERVKLLRDALAVLGMPEVWQAMQGMEPPEETGTHALDGGLDDRDDLRRRWLGTKPAQLLATGRQLCTEPDRVAELAAVGLPFHVLSGSRDDTWPLPLLDDMAVRLGARRTVVEDAEHSPNTDRPLETARALAGFWDGAARARRRP